In one Hymenobacter sp. DG25B genomic region, the following are encoded:
- the sdaAB gene encoding L-serine ammonia-lyase, iron-sulfur-dependent subunit beta → MAEKSSIFDMIGPVMIGPSSSHTAGVVRIASAAIRILGSLPTHAVITFYNSFARTYEGHGSDRAIIAGLLGMATDDVRIREAFDHAKAAGLQYTFQSVGNASTMHPNTIKVQLRDERTGHAVEVVGQSRGGGVIRIVEVDGFPADFSTALHTLIIDADDVPGSIAFIASVIAHDDCNIATMSVSRKGKNDAARQFIEMDSSLKDITLEYLRQLSWVHRVTYIAAAD, encoded by the coding sequence ATGGCAGAAAAAAGCAGCATTTTTGATATGATTGGTCCCGTCATGATTGGACCCAGCTCTTCGCACACGGCCGGCGTAGTGCGCATTGCCAGTGCGGCCATCCGCATTCTGGGCTCCTTGCCCACCCACGCCGTCATCACCTTTTACAACTCGTTTGCCCGCACCTACGAGGGCCACGGCTCCGACCGCGCCATTATAGCCGGCCTACTGGGCATGGCCACCGATGATGTGCGCATTCGGGAGGCTTTTGACCACGCCAAAGCGGCTGGCCTGCAGTACACCTTTCAGAGCGTGGGCAATGCTTCCACCATGCACCCCAACACCATTAAGGTGCAGCTGCGCGATGAGCGCACGGGCCACGCGGTAGAAGTGGTGGGCCAGAGCCGGGGCGGCGGCGTAATTCGCATTGTGGAGGTAGATGGCTTCCCGGCCGACTTCTCCACCGCCCTGCACACGCTTATTATTGATGCCGATGACGTGCCGGGCTCCATTGCTTTCATTGCCTCCGTCATTGCCCACGATGACTGCAACATTGCCACCATGTCGGTGTCCCGAAAGGGTAAAAACGACGCGGCCCGTCAGTTTATTGAAATGGACTCCAGCCTGAAAGACATTACCCTGGAGTATCTGCGCCAGCTAAGCTGGGTGCACCGCGTTACTTATATTGCCGCCGCCGATTAA
- a CDS encoding DUF2911 domain-containing protein, with the protein MKNTRLHFAALCTLWLGLLLLSVRGYAQDTQPEDKSKRPSPPAVVAAKTPAATISIDYSRPSVRGRKIFGELVPLGQVWRTGANEATMFTVDKNVKIEGKPLPAGKYSLFTIPGQDEWTIIFNKVPVQWGAFKYDEKQDALRVNVKPQVTPKLTEQMTFTIDKSGKVSILWENTQVDFMVSAAK; encoded by the coding sequence ATGAAAAACACCCGTTTGCATTTCGCAGCGCTTTGCACCCTGTGGCTAGGTTTGCTGCTACTTTCCGTGCGAGGCTACGCGCAGGACACGCAGCCCGAAGATAAGTCCAAGCGGCCCAGCCCACCCGCGGTGGTTGCCGCCAAAACCCCGGCCGCCACCATCAGCATCGACTACAGCCGCCCCTCGGTGCGGGGCCGCAAAATTTTTGGCGAGCTGGTACCCCTGGGCCAGGTATGGCGCACGGGCGCCAACGAAGCCACCATGTTTACGGTGGATAAAAACGTGAAGATTGAAGGCAAACCCCTGCCCGCCGGTAAATACAGCCTGTTCACCATTCCCGGTCAGGACGAGTGGACTATCATCTTCAACAAAGTACCGGTGCAGTGGGGGGCCTTTAAATATGATGAAAAGCAGGACGCGCTGCGCGTGAACGTGAAGCCCCAGGTAACGCCCAAACTCACGGAGCAAATGACTTTTACCATTGATAAGAGTGGTAAAGTGTCTATTCTGTGGGAGAATACGCAGGTAGATTTTATGGTGAGTGCGGCTAAGTAA
- a CDS encoding oxidoreductase — MADTPKHWFITGVSTGFGAALADLLLEKGDKVAATFRQQEQADEFTKKAGANGRGFVVEVTDEAQVKQGVADAIQHFGHLDVIVNNAGYGSLGSIEEISAEEVKRQFEVNVFGPLHVLRAVLPHLRERRSGHVLNITSIGGLKTFPGVGVYNASKFALEAIGESLAQQVGPLGIKVTNIEPSGFRTDWAGRSANIITTGIEDYQATVGENLKGIQGYSGRQPGDPQRAAQIMYDLVRQENPPLHLPLGKAAVKGARDKFASLVKELESVASIGDSADFPS, encoded by the coding sequence ATGGCTGATACCCCCAAACATTGGTTTATTACCGGCGTGAGCACCGGTTTTGGCGCGGCTCTGGCCGATTTGCTGTTAGAAAAAGGCGACAAAGTAGCCGCCACTTTCCGCCAGCAGGAGCAGGCCGATGAATTCACGAAGAAAGCCGGCGCCAATGGCCGCGGCTTTGTGGTAGAAGTAACCGACGAAGCCCAGGTGAAACAGGGCGTGGCGGACGCCATTCAGCACTTTGGCCATCTGGACGTCATCGTAAACAACGCCGGCTACGGCTCCCTGGGCAGCATTGAGGAAATCTCGGCTGAGGAAGTGAAGCGGCAGTTTGAGGTGAATGTGTTCGGGCCCCTGCACGTGCTGCGGGCCGTGCTGCCCCACCTGCGCGAGCGACGCAGCGGGCACGTGCTCAATATCACCAGCATAGGCGGCCTGAAGACTTTCCCCGGTGTGGGCGTGTACAATGCCAGCAAGTTTGCCCTGGAAGCCATTGGCGAAAGCCTGGCCCAGCAGGTAGGCCCGCTCGGCATCAAAGTAACCAACATCGAGCCCAGCGGCTTCCGTACCGATTGGGCCGGCCGCTCTGCCAACATTATTACCACCGGCATTGAGGACTACCAAGCCACAGTGGGCGAGAACCTGAAAGGCATTCAGGGCTACAGCGGCCGCCAGCCCGGCGACCCGCAGCGCGCCGCGCAAATCATGTATGATTTGGTGCGCCAGGAAAATCCGCCGCTGCATTTGCCCCTGGGCAAAGCCGCCGTGAAAGGCGCCCGCGACAAATTTGCCAGCTTGGTAAAAGAGCTGGAAAGTGTAGCCAGCATCGGCGACTCTGCGGACTTTCCGTCGTAA
- a CDS encoding tryptophan 2,3-dioxygenase family protein: MNTSLPPDEFSPAVLEQLRRLQQKYAADGQDLAGYLEGLYYADYINYWDYIELDTLLSLQRPLTQFPDERIFIIYHQITELYFKLCLCEYEQIGDLQEPTLQELVLRVGRINRYFENLINSFEVMVDGMEKAQFLKFRMTLMPASGFQSAQYRMIELASTSLYNLADKEKRRLLGEAAAHEDLMGCIYWKAGATIEETGAKALTLTQFEEKYTDILHEHARRFQNRNLWSVVQRLPEEDQQHPRLLRQLRQLDVNVNVNWPLMHYKSAVRYLERDPTALAATGGTNWKKYLPPKFQKRIFYPQVWSEQEHEEWGKAWVESVLGEGK, translated from the coding sequence ATGAACACCTCTCTTCCACCCGATGAATTTTCTCCGGCCGTGCTGGAGCAGCTTCGTCGGCTGCAGCAGAAATATGCCGCCGACGGCCAAGACCTGGCCGGCTACCTCGAAGGCCTCTACTACGCCGACTACATTAATTACTGGGACTACATTGAGCTGGACACGCTGCTGAGCCTGCAGCGCCCGCTCACCCAATTCCCCGATGAGCGGATTTTCATCATCTACCACCAAATTACGGAGCTGTACTTCAAGCTCTGCCTCTGTGAGTACGAGCAGATTGGGGACCTGCAGGAGCCCACGCTCCAGGAGCTGGTGCTGCGGGTAGGGCGCATCAACCGCTATTTTGAGAACCTCATCAACTCTTTTGAGGTGATGGTGGATGGCATGGAAAAGGCGCAGTTTCTGAAGTTCCGAATGACGCTGATGCCGGCCTCTGGCTTTCAGAGCGCGCAATACCGCATGATAGAGCTGGCCAGCACCTCCCTCTATAACCTGGCCGACAAGGAGAAGCGCCGCCTGCTGGGCGAAGCCGCCGCCCACGAAGACCTGATGGGCTGCATTTACTGGAAAGCCGGCGCCACCATTGAGGAAACCGGCGCCAAGGCACTTACCCTGACGCAATTCGAAGAGAAATACACAGATATTCTGCACGAGCACGCCCGCCGTTTCCAGAACCGCAACCTTTGGAGCGTGGTGCAGCGCCTGCCCGAGGAAGACCAGCAGCACCCGCGCCTGCTCCGGCAGCTACGCCAGCTGGATGTGAATGTGAACGTGAATTGGCCGCTGATGCACTATAAATCGGCGGTGCGCTACCTGGAGCGCGACCCCACCGCCCTGGCCGCTACAGGTGGCACTAACTGGAAAAAATACCTGCCTCCCAAGTTCCAGAAGCGCATCTTCTACCCCCAGGTATGGAGCGAGCAGGAACACGAAGAGTGGGGCAAAGCCTGGGTGGAAAGCGTATTGGGGGAAGGAAAGTAA